A segment of the Polyodon spathula isolate WHYD16114869_AA chromosome 17, ASM1765450v1, whole genome shotgun sequence genome:
GTTAGTTCAGATCATATACATATCTTGGAAAGAAGAGAGATGTTGATCTTATTTGGtacttcaacaaaacaaaacaaaaaccacacacacacacacatacacacacacacaaatattcaaGATAGTTTTCTTTTTACTAAAATCTTTATTTAGCAGGTTATATTTTACCAGTATATAATATTAGTACCaagaacagtaataataataataataataataataataataataataataatagatatattTTCACAGAATACAGTccgtggtgtgtgtgggggggggggtaaaataaaacaagacaaagtGTCTCAAAAAGAAATGGAGGGGTGCATGATTCCTGTCACGCTGGGCTTTGCAATGAAACTGCAGGACTTCTAGTGTAAGGGCTGTGTCTCCTGCAaacccagatacaaaaaaaactcTAATTATTCTGCACACATCCCATTTTTTCtgtcataaaatgtatttctaaaccaTTGTGAATATTGCAACAGCTGCTCAGGGTTAGACACTTCTGAGTCCAGGGATTGGGAACTCCTCTTCTTTAGGGATAATGATGAAAGGACCAGGTGGCAGGAATATGAGCTGTCAGACACGCTGCAGAATCTGCTGTGAATGATAGATCACACTGAGCTGGAGCTCTTCAGGCAGCTCGTTAATACCTtactgctcaaactcctggctcccgACCGTTTCAGTAACACCAGGAttgagctctgaaccccagggctGGTGTGAGTCTCTAACCCTGGCGCTGTTACTGTGGGAATGTGCGTTTGAGAGTTGGGAGTGCGCCGGCCAGTGTGAGGGGTCAGGGGTTGGGGTCAGGCCAGCGGGATGGACACGGCTCCATTGGCGCGGCTGCGGCTGCGCGTGTGCACGCTGGACTCGGACAGCTCCTCGCCGGGCTCCTCCCCCTTCTTCTCAGCGAACGTAGACAGGAAGCGCAGCGTCATCGAGTCCCACTCCtccggcagcagcagcagcaggaatcCCAGGCAGATGATGAAGGAGGCGGCCAGGCGGACCACATTGAAGATCACCTCATGCTTCAAGACATCCACCgctgagagggggagagagggggagagacaccgagacagtgtgagagagggaTGGAGGAACCACACTGAAGATCACCTTGTGCTTCCACCGgtgagagggagtgagagagggggtgTTTGTACCTGCGTTGCCTGGCACACTGAGCAGGGTGCCGATAGAGATGAGGATGGGATAGGTGAGGACAACCCCTACATTCACCAGGATGTTGAACACTGcaaagagaggggggggggttagaCAACCGCTcccagagacacacacgcacacacacccatgagacacactcacactgtgtcACTGTCTCACATGTTTGTGGACGGTACCATaagattacaaataaaatgtcggAGTTCAAAGCCTCAATTTTTATGAAAAGTCTGTGTCATTAGCGACAGATGGAGAGCTACAGTGTGAGGACTCCTCCTCTCCCCGGCTgatatgcataatatatatatatatatatatatatatatatatatatatatatagttatatatatatccacaccaGCCTTCTATAATATTTTCATATTGGAGCCAGAGCCCTGCCGCCCCACACAGTAAAGTATTGGAAGTTGAATTTATAATGCTACGTCCCACAGGTGCTGCAGGTCAGCGCGGGGACTTACCCAGCCAGAGCCCTGCCGCCCCACACAAGTACCCCCAGGGCAGGGCGGAGAAGGAGCCCCAGTGCTCCACCTTGGTGAAGAAGAGGATGAGGGGGATGCAGGAGATGAAGATCAGGTTGAAAAATCCCAGGGTGGAGAAGAAGTGCGCTGCCTCGCCCAGGTTGGCACTGCCCAGGAACATCTTGAACAGGACCTGCCagaggacagagggacagagggGGGGCAGGGCCTCTGAGAGAGAGGGACTGTCCCCTTATAGAGGGaggcaggggagagagaggacCCTGGGATAGAGGGGGTGAGGGGAgaggtgagggggagagagagggatagggggagagagggggacaggGGGACACTTCCCTAATTAGACACAGACATTTTGTTTGCGTTACTGATTGTGATCACGTTGACGAAGTCTGTTCCCGGCACAGTAAGGGTTAACACTCTCACCTTGTAGAGTGCTGATGTGGAGGCGGAGCCTACCGCCAGGGCCACGCCTATGATGGAGTCTCCATGGAAACCGTCTGCGTATGCCATCATCACAATGCCCGTGATCGCCATGATGGCTGCCACTATCTGTGGGCAGAAGCACAGGACAGAGTATTGTGGGATAGCAAGAGTCCTCCAGTCAGCTCCAGCTCTGTTTTATTGATCTTAATAAAGACGCTCAACTGGAATCATTGCAATCAGAAGAACGCACTGAAGGGACTGGCAGGCACTGCTAGAGAAGGACTTTACTGGTATAGTTAGTAAGCTTCCTAAAACAAGCAGAAACCACAAGAGAGAAGAACAGGGAGCACACTTGATAGCGTGTTAAAGAGGAATGACATGCTTAGAAAACTGGGCAAACTGAAAGTGTTTCTTTACTCCGGGAGCCTGACAGTAAAGTCCGGAACTGTTTGGACATCTTTCTGGACTGGAGCGAAACGCTTGCTGTTTGAGAGCAGGGTCAGGGTCAGAGTTCATGAGGTCTAGGAAACAGATTGATTAAGCACTCGCTCTAATGATGTGGCTGGGTTAggtgctccctccctcacccctcacccTGATGCCCATGAAGCGGTCCTTCAGCACGATCCAGGACAGCAGGAAGACGAAGGCCTTGTGGCAGCAGTAGAGCGCCGACACATCGGTGGCGGTCAGCTTGCGCAGAGCCAGCAGGTACAGGTAATTGGTGAGGGTCCACAGGATAGAGAAGGGGGCTGTGCGCTTCACAAAGAGCTTGAGCGTCAGCCCGTCCTCGCCAAAAATACGACTGCACTCCCTGGGGGGATAGGGGGGAGGGATTAGattagggttcgggttcggtttaggggggggaggggggcagggattaggttcgggttcgggttaaATACTCGCCAGGAGAGAGGAACCCACCGGAATTTCTGGATGGGGGTCTGCTTGGGGCTGCCTGTGACCAGGTGCCCAGAGTAGTAGATGGGGAAGAAGAGGATGTTCCAGTTGGTGCTGAACCAGGTCATGAAGAAGGGGCAGGAGAAGGACTGGAAGGTCAGCTTCATCACCTGCGTCGTGCCTACccaggaggaggagatggagagcACCACCAGCAGTGAGCCCAGCACCCTGAGGGCAGTGCAGGCACAGGACTGGCACTGTGAGGGAGCTCCAGCTGCTTGACTGCCTGCTGTCTCTGCAGGGGAGTCCAAGCCATCTTCTCCTGCAGGAACACAAGAATATGAGAACATGAGAACATGAGAACATGAGAAACACGAGAACACAGAACATGAGAACACGAGAATAGGAGAATAGGAGAACATGAGAACTTCAGCGATTGTCTGGTACCTgagaaaaaaaatccaaggaCATGGGCAACTGAACATCTTGCTCTGCCTGAGCACCTACACTCAACTCACACATCATACCAGGCAGGCTTACAAAGCCAGTGTCTCTGTATTGGATCAAAGTCATGAGACAgtttcatatttgtatttattctgaGACAAACCAAAGGACACATGATTATTGATCTGGGCAATGGAACGCGACTGACAGACTTTCAGCAGTGTAGCCTTGAAGAAATCAATCAAGAGCTGAAGCAGTGAGTCTGTCACGAGCGTTTCCCGAAACAAGCCCAGCTTTCAGCCTCCGGCTGCCAAACGCTTCCCTCAGTTCAGCAGAAGGGCCTCGCCTGGGTGGCTTTttttcaacctgtttttttttttttgcagaagctTTTGGATATTTCGTGGCAACTTGCTCAATTAAACCGATCAATCCAACCGGGTTCACCTTATCATACATGATCTTTACCAGCATCACAGCATCACGGCACGATTGATCACAGCATTGCATGACATAGGGGTGCATGTAACATGTGGCGTCACTGTGCTCCCCTGGCTTGTTATGTGTAGTACTCTAGTAAGACCCTTGATGCTGTCTACATCGTTCATTTCCTCTAAGTGCTCACTTCCAAAGGGAAATGTTAAGGGTTGCACAAAATGACGTTGTGATGGTGCTGCTGTTGGCGTCAGCAGCTTTGCAATGAAGACGGTTCCTCTCTGAAGATCTCGTCTTTCCTTTCTTTCAATCGGATACTTCactccctgccaaaaacacacGCATGCTGCGCAAGGCTGCCGTCCAGAGGGGGTtaagcactttgttttgtgtatgttcaGGCGTTTTCTATTACAAGGCACTGAAACAGAGGCTGAGTAAGCTATATGTGAAAACCACAAGGTGGGGGGGcaggaggggggcgggggggaaaCAGTACCTAGTTAAATCTGCAGTGTTCTACAATCAATAGTTTAGCCTAGCtttataagaaagaaagaaagaaagaaagaaagtttctTATATTTATATTCTTATACTTTTGTTACTGATAAAGCTGCATCCTTGTTGATGTCCCACTTTGTTTATATATGCCGTTCCTGTTAAATGGACACAagattcttttatttatttattttaacaaagaaaataaatcctaCAAAAATGCTAcaagcagtgctgtgtgttacttagttttcatttttgttaaataaagacTTGTGTCAGCTCTTTGAAAATATGATTGTAAATATGTCCCAATATGTCTTCAATTCTGAAATTGTAACGCCACTACAAGCACACCCCAACTACCCCCAAAGGATCAAGATTTTTCTATCCTTTATCTTTTTCTGTTTCAGCTTATGAAGCACAAGTCCCACATCCTGAGGCTCCTTCCCTCTGCGCAGAGGGGGTTGGCTGGGGTCCCAGTGCAGTGCGATCCCGGGTCCCTCAGCGAGCGTGATGCATTACACTGCGCTCCCAGCACTGATCACTTTACACAGGAGCTGGGAGGATGAATCAAGTGTGGTTCTTTTACCCACCTCAGCACTTTCATTCACTCCCCACGGTGTTTCCTGTCGCCTGCACTTTGTGCCAGTAAGGGGGAGACGGAGAgcggagaggggagagagggagaggggaaaggGGCAGTGTGATTGGGGTAGGAGTAAGGGGAGAGTAGCAGTGCGACTGGGAGAGGGCAGGAGGATGGGATAGGGAGAGTGTGATTAGGGTAAGGGTAAGGGgagaggggcagtgtgattgATATAGTGACAgggagagaggggcagtgtgattggtatagtggcagtgagagaggggcagtgtgattggtatagtggcagtgagagaggggcagtgtgattggtatagtgacagtgagagaggggcagtgtgattggtatagtgacagggagagaggggcagtgtgattcgtatagtggcagtgagagaggggcagtgtgattggtatagtggcagtgagagaggggcagtgtgattggtatagtgacagtgagagaggggcagtgtgattggtatagtggcagtgagagaggggcagtgtgattggtatagtgacagggagagaggggcagtgtgattggtatagtggcagtgagagaggggcagtgtgattggtatagtgacagggagagaggggcagtggtataGTGACAGTGAGAGAGGGGCAATGTGATTGATATAgtggcagtgagagaggggcagtgtgattggtatagtgacagggagagaggggcagtgtgattgatatagtggcagtgagagaggggcagtgtgattggtatagtgacagggagagaggggcagtgtgattggtatagtggcagtgagagaggggcagtgtgattggtatagtgacagggagagaggggcagtgtgattggtatagtggcagtgagagaggggcaATGTGATTGATATAgtggcagtgagagaggggcagtgtgattggtatgttcatttctctaccataagccgcctccaacgtcgttttagagaatttggcagtacgtccaactggcctcacaaccgcagaccacgtgtaaccacgccagcccaggacctccacatccggcttcttcacctgcgggatcgtctgagaccagccacccggacagctgatgaaactgtgggtttgcacaactgaagaatttctgcacaaactgtcagaaaccgtctcagggaagctcatctgcgtgctcatcatccccaccagggtcttgacctgacttcagtgggcaaatgctcaccttcgatggccactggcacgctggaggaagtgtgctcttcacggacgaatcccggtttcaactgcaccgggcagatggcagacagcgtgtgtggcatcgtgtgggcgagcggtttgctgatgtcaacgttgtgaacagagagccccatggtggcagtagggttatggtatgggcaggcataagctacggacaacgaacacaattgcattttatcgatggcaatttgaatgcacagagataccgtgatgagatcctgaggctcattgtcgtgccattcatccaccgccagcacctcatgtttcagcatgataatgcacggccccatgtcgcaaggatctgcacacaattcctggaagctgaaaacaTCCcaattcttccatggcctgcatactcactagaGATGTCACTAgacatgtttgggatgctctggatcgacgtgtacgaacgacagtgtgttccagttcccaccaatatccagcaacttcacacagccattgaagaggagtgggacaacattccacaggccacaatcaacagcctgatcaactctatgcgaaggagatgtgtcgcgctgcatgaggcaaatggtggtcacaccagatactgactggttttctgatccacgctcctacctttttttttaaggtatctgtgacaaAAAGATGcttatctgtattcccagtcatgtgaaatccatagattagggcctaatgaatttatttcaattgactgatttccttgtatgaactgtaactgtaaaatctttgaaactgttgcatgttgcgtttatttttttgttcagtgtaaatatcTTCACTAGGAATAAATCCTGGGGAGTATTAGGTGACAGACTCAGATGGACTCGGCAGCATTAGTGTCAACATGCTAGATAAACGCTCTGTGACACCAGGCATGTTGGGTAATTAGTGCCACGGGCAGAACGATCCCTTTGCGCATCCCGTTTATTAAAACTACAGCCTGGTCTTGTGATTCTCTCTGCTGCGCTGTCTCACAGAGATACAGTCATCCTTTACTACCCGCGCTGCAGCAGCTGTCCTTGACTTTACCTGGTGCACGTTTTCATTAAGTTGTTACAACGACACAAATTCATGACTTCAAAAATGAAATAGTGCCGTTTCAGAACTCGCCGATACTTCTGTCACTGCTTGGGCTCCCCGGGGTCAATGAACTGCATCGTCAGCGCGGCTCCGGGTTCGACAACTTACAGCAGGTCACACGGAAATCAACACTGGACTGTCCCAGTTAAGAGTTAAAAGTGACTCCTTCGTAAGAAAACAGCTGCTTTTTTAATGAATCTGTTTTAATGAATCTGTcttaatgcagctgttttaatgcaactgttttaACATAtctgttttaatgtatctgtcttaatgcagctgttttaatgtatctgtgttaatgcatctgttttaatgcagctgttttaatgcatctgttttaatgcagctgttttaattaATCTGTGTTAATGTATCtgttttaatgcagctgttttaatatatctgttttaataaatctgttttaatgcagctgttttaatgaatctgttttaatgaatttgttttaatgtatctgtgttaatgtatctgttttaatgcagctgttttaatgtatctgttttaatgtatctgtgttaatgcagctgttttaacgtatctgttttaatgtatctgtcttaatgtagctgttttaatgtatctg
Coding sequences within it:
- the slc35f4 gene encoding solute carrier family 35 member F4 isoform X1, giving the protein MVSAEPPHPALCLAGPAMVSTATTGGSGRDGEVESFGLQPLKTAAHLPGKGSPSRPESEPDGRPCLAEVVRPPTNGVLTIEDRILRITGYYGYYPGYSSHKREDGLDSPAETAGSQAAGAPSQCQSCACTALRVLGSLLVVLSISSSWVGTTQVMKLTFQSFSCPFFMTWFSTNWNILFFPIYYSGHLVTGSPKQTPIQKFRECSRIFGEDGLTLKLFVKRTAPFSILWTLTNYLYLLALRKLTATDVSALYCCHKAFVFLLSWIVLKDRFMGIRIVAAIMAITGIVMMAYADGFHGDSIIGVALAVGSASTSALYKVLFKMFLGSANLGEAAHFFSTLGFFNLIFISCIPLILFFTKVEHWGSFSALPWGYLCGAAGLWLVFNILVNVGVVLTYPILISIGTLLSVPGNAAVDVLKHEVIFNVVRLAASFIICLGFLLLLLPEEWDSMTLRFLSTFAEKKGEEPGEELSESSVHTRSRSRANGAVSIPLA
- the slc35f4 gene encoding solute carrier family 35 member F4 isoform X2, giving the protein MKKHSARVAPLRSYSASVLSCTVSEGEDGLDSPAETAGSQAAGAPSQCQSCACTALRVLGSLLVVLSISSSWVGTTQVMKLTFQSFSCPFFMTWFSTNWNILFFPIYYSGHLVTGSPKQTPIQKFRECSRIFGEDGLTLKLFVKRTAPFSILWTLTNYLYLLALRKLTATDVSALYCCHKAFVFLLSWIVLKDRFMGIRIVAAIMAITGIVMMAYADGFHGDSIIGVALAVGSASTSALYKVLFKMFLGSANLGEAAHFFSTLGFFNLIFISCIPLILFFTKVEHWGSFSALPWGYLCGAAGLWLVFNILVNVGVVLTYPILISIGTLLSVPGNAAVDVLKHEVIFNVVRLAASFIICLGFLLLLLPEEWDSMTLRFLSTFAEKKGEEPGEELSESSVHTRSRSRANGAVSIPLA